GCGCTCTGCGTCGGGACGCGGGCCGTGCTGCTGAACGAGACCAAGTCGTCGCCTCGCTCCGAGGATGCGCGGGCGTTCGTGGAGTTTCTGCGGAACAGCGAGTTCGCGTTGTACTTCCCTGAGTATGAAAAGCTGCCGATCGTGCCGGCGTTCTCGTCGCTGAGCATACCGGAAGACATGGTGACCTACTTGACGCGGCACGGAATCTACGCCGTCGCAATGGGAGACGAGGCAATGCAGGTGCTGAACCTGAACGCGGTACGGAGCCGGCCCGCGAGGTAACCACCACGATGCAGGCGTGCTCCACGGCGGCATCACCCATGAGGTACGGGCACGGACCTTGCGTACCACCCGGCACCTGCGCAGGGCGCGAACGCGGAACGGGAGGCGGGCGTACTACGGTTCGTCTTCCTCCGGCGCCAACCACTCCGGCAGCGGGTCGTCCAACGAAACCCACTCGGAAGCGCCGGAGGCCATCTCGGCGTCGGTCAGCAGACAGCCGTCCAGCGTCGCCTCGATGGCCTGTCGCGGCATCTCGATTCCGATGAAGACGAGCTCCTGACGGCGGTCGCCGTACTCGTGCTCCCATACTCGGCCGGCCCACTCCAGGGTCTCCGGGTCTTCGGCGAGGTCTGCCGGGTTCATCGCGGCGAACCAGGGGCCTCCGGGCTCCAAGGTCAGCGAGTCTCCGGCGATCGAAAGCGCGCCGGCCACATCATGGCGGGTAGCCAGCCAGACCACGCCTTTCGCTCGCAGCACGCCCTCGAAGTAACCGTCGAAGGTCGCCGCCAGCCGCGCCGGATGAAACGGCCTTCGCCTCCGATAGACGAAGCTGCCGATGCCGTACTCCTCGGTCTCGGGCGTGTGGCTGCCTTGCAGTTCCTGAAGCCAACCCGCCGTCTGCTCGACGCGTTCGAAATCGAACAGGCCGGTATCGAAAACCAGGGCGAGCGGAATCCGCCCGTGGGTCGCCGGGGCCAACGTCGCCGTGTGGTTGAGCTTGCGCAGGATCCCGGTCAACCGTGCGATGTCATCTCCGCTCATCTTGTCGGTCTTGTTGAGCACGAGAACGTTGGCGATCTCGACCTGATCGACGAGGAGCTCGGCGATGGAGCGGTCGTCTTCGACATCAACCCCCAGCCCACGATCGAGCAGGTCTTCTCCGGAGCCGAAGTCGCGAAGAAAACGC
This sequence is a window from Spirochaetaceae bacterium. Protein-coding genes within it:
- a CDS encoding GTP-binding protein, with the translated sequence MTVLSGFLGAGKTTLLNHALHNREGRRVAVVVNDMSEVNVDAALVRNGGAELNRVDERLIEMSNGCICCTLREDLIEEVARLARERRFDYLLIESTGISEPLPVAATFALADDLGVQLGELARLDTMVTVVDGPRFLRDFGSGEDLLDRGLGVDVEDDRSIAELLVDQVEIANVLVLNKTDKMSGDDIARLTGILRKLNHTATLAPATHGRIPLALVFDTGLFDFERVEQTAGWLQELQGSHTPETEEYGIGSFVYRRRRPFHPARLAATFDGYFEGVLRAKGVVWLATRHDVAGALSIAGDSLTLEPGGPWFAAMNPADLAEDPETLEWAGRVWEHEYGDRRQELVFIGIEMPRQAIEATLDGCLLTDAEMASGASEWVSLDDPLPEWLAPEEDEP